A region from the Desulfoglaeba alkanexedens ALDC genome encodes:
- a CDS encoding response regulator, with the protein MASASEGSDFQGQLETVLLVDDEESLLEVSQHMLEASGYRTLAARSGEEALSLFEKEGSGIDVVLLDLNMPGMGGARCLEEILRKDPGARIIVSTGYLDEQQMRGLLQTGAVGFVVKPYKFKALLQQIRAVLEDRRR; encoded by the coding sequence ATGGCATCTGCATCCGAAGGATCTGATTTTCAAGGACAATTGGAAACCGTGCTGCTGGTTGACGACGAAGAGAGCCTCTTGGAAGTCAGCCAGCACATGCTGGAAGCCAGCGGCTATCGGACCCTCGCCGCGCGAAGCGGCGAAGAGGCGTTATCCCTTTTCGAAAAGGAAGGCTCCGGCATCGACGTGGTCCTCCTGGACCTCAACATGCCCGGCATGGGTGGCGCCCGGTGCCTGGAGGAAATCCTTCGGAAGGACCCCGGAGCCCGGATCATCGTTTCCACAGGCTACCTGGACGAACAGCAGATGCGGGGACTGCTTCAGACCGGCGCCGTGGGTTTTGTGGTCAAGCCTTACAAGTTCAAGGCCCTCCTCCAGCAGATCCGGGCCGTACTGGAAGATCGGCGGCGTTGA
- the hepT gene encoding type VII toxin-antitoxin system HepT family RNase toxin, with amino-acid sequence MTEGTLSQRIIADRIHWIEKMIGEIRLLPLESREAFFADRRNVWAAESCLRRALEALLDLGRHILAKGFAVGASEYKEIARQLAACGVLAPPESDLLQTLAGYRNRLVHFYHEVTHEELYQICTEHLKDVERVLRSLKDWFRCHPDRLDEGL; translated from the coding sequence ATGACCGAGGGGACCCTTTCGCAGCGAATCATCGCCGACCGCATTCATTGGATTGAAAAGATGATCGGCGAAATCCGCCTCCTCCCCCTGGAATCCCGGGAGGCATTTTTCGCCGACAGAAGAAACGTGTGGGCAGCCGAATCCTGTCTTCGGCGAGCCCTGGAGGCGCTGCTGGACTTGGGCCGTCACATCCTCGCCAAAGGCTTCGCCGTGGGGGCCAGCGAATACAAGGAAATTGCTCGGCAATTGGCTGCGTGCGGTGTGCTTGCTCCGCCGGAATCCGATCTTCTTCAAACACTGGCGGGCTACCGAAACCGGCTTGTTCATTTCTACCATGAAGTGACCCACGAAGAACTGTACCAGATCTGCACGGAACATCTGAAAGATGTGGAGCGGGTCCTGAGGAGCCTCAAGGACTGGTTCCGGTGCCACCCCGATCGCCTGGACGAAGGGCTCTAG
- a CDS encoding nucleotidyltransferase domain-containing protein: MPEIDAGKADRLTRLAFLCQSYDVQILYAFGSRGREAWEWVQGKRESLSRGPSDLDLGVKPHPEADFPVRRKVELALALEDLFGVSRVDLVFLPEVDPFLAANIIRGERLYAGNGHAADEYDLYILRRAGDCAHLERERLALILESDP, translated from the coding sequence GTGCCGGAAATTGACGCCGGTAAGGCGGACCGACTGACGCGCCTGGCGTTCTTATGTCAATCCTATGACGTTCAGATCCTCTACGCTTTTGGAAGCCGCGGTCGGGAAGCCTGGGAATGGGTCCAGGGGAAGCGGGAAAGCCTGTCGCGGGGCCCTTCGGACCTGGATCTAGGCGTCAAGCCCCATCCGGAGGCTGATTTCCCGGTTCGAAGAAAGGTGGAACTGGCTCTCGCTTTGGAGGATCTCTTCGGCGTCTCTCGTGTGGATCTGGTTTTTCTACCGGAAGTGGACCCGTTTCTCGCTGCAAACATCATCCGGGGAGAAAGGCTCTATGCGGGAAACGGCCATGCAGCCGACGAATACGATCTTTACATCCTTCGGCGGGCCGGTGACTGCGCTCATCTGGAGCGGGAACGGCTGGCCCTCATTCTGGAGTCCGACCCATGA